A single region of the Bacteroides luhongzhouii genome encodes:
- the carB gene encoding carbamoyl-phosphate synthase (glutamine-hydrolyzing) large subunit, translating to MKENIKKVLLLGSGALKIGEAGEFDYSGSQALKALKEEGIETILINPNIATVQTSEGVADQIYFLPVTPYFVEKVIQKEKPEGIMLAFGGQTALNCGVALYKEGILEKYNVKVLGTPVQAIMDTEDRELFVQKLNEINVKTIKSEAVENAEDARRAAKELGYPVIVRAAYALGGLGSGFCDNEQQLDVLVEKAFSFSPQVLVEKSLRGWKEVEYEVVRDRFDNCITVCNMENFDPLGIHTGESIVIAPSQTLTNKEYHKLRELAIRIIRHIGIVGECNVQYAFDPESEDYRVIEVNARLSRSSALASKATGYPLAFVAAKLGLGYGLFDLKNSVTKTTSAFFEPALDYVVCKIPRWDLGKFHGVDKELGSSMKSVGEVMAIGRTFEEAIQKGLRMIGQGMHGFVENKELVISDIDKALREPTDKRIFVISKAFRAGYTIDQVHELTKIDKWFLQKLMNIMQTSEELHSWGNNHKQIVDLPNELLRKAKVQGFSDFQVARAIGYEGDMEDGILYVRKHRKEAGILPVVKQIDTLAAEYPAQTNYLYLTYSGVANDVHYLGDHKSIVVLGSGAYRIGSSVEFDWCGVQALNTIRKEGWRSVMINYNPETVSTDYDMCDRLYFDELTFERVMDILELENPHGVIVSTGGQIPNNLALRLDAQKVNILGTSAKSIDNAEDREKFSAMLDRIGVDQPRWRELTSMEDIHEFVEEVGFPVLVRPSYVLSGAAMNVCSNQEELERFLKLAANVSKKHPVVVSQFIEHAKEVEMDAVAQNGEIVAYAISEHIEFAGVHSGDATIQFPPQKLYVETVRRIKRISREIAKALNISGPFNIQYLAKDNDIKVIECNLRASRSFPFVSKVLKINFIELATKVMLGLPVEKPEKNLFELDYVGIKASQFSFNRLQKADPVLGVDMASTGEVGCIGMDTSCAVLKAMLSVGYRIPKKNILLSTGTMKQKADMMDAARMLVNKGYKLFATGGTHKTLAENGIESTHVYWPSEEGHPQALEMLHTKEIDMVVNIPKNLTAGELNNGYKIRRAAIDLNIPLITNARLASAFINAFCTMSVDDIAIKSWAEYK from the coding sequence ATGAAAGAAAATATAAAGAAAGTATTGCTGTTGGGTTCCGGTGCCCTGAAAATCGGTGAGGCCGGTGAGTTTGACTATTCCGGTTCGCAGGCACTCAAAGCCTTGAAAGAAGAAGGCATTGAAACAATTCTTATCAACCCTAATATTGCTACGGTACAGACGTCCGAAGGAGTGGCGGATCAAATCTATTTCCTCCCGGTGACTCCGTATTTTGTAGAGAAAGTGATTCAGAAAGAAAAACCGGAAGGTATTATGCTGGCGTTTGGTGGTCAGACAGCCTTGAACTGTGGAGTGGCATTGTACAAAGAAGGTATTCTTGAAAAATATAATGTGAAGGTGCTCGGCACTCCGGTACAGGCCATTATGGATACCGAGGATCGTGAACTTTTCGTTCAGAAATTGAATGAGATCAATGTAAAGACCATTAAGAGTGAAGCTGTAGAAAACGCGGAAGATGCGCGTCGCGCAGCAAAAGAACTGGGGTATCCCGTGATTGTTCGTGCTGCTTACGCTTTGGGAGGCTTGGGCTCCGGTTTCTGTGATAATGAACAGCAATTGGATGTTTTGGTAGAAAAGGCATTTTCTTTCTCTCCGCAGGTATTGGTGGAAAAATCTCTTCGTGGTTGGAAAGAAGTGGAATATGAAGTAGTACGTGACCGCTTCGATAATTGTATCACTGTTTGTAATATGGAAAACTTCGACCCGCTGGGTATTCATACCGGTGAGTCTATCGTTATTGCTCCATCACAGACACTTACCAATAAGGAATATCATAAACTCCGGGAGCTGGCAATACGTATCATCCGCCACATCGGTATTGTGGGCGAATGTAATGTGCAATATGCCTTCGACCCCGAATCCGAAGATTATCGGGTGATTGAAGTAAATGCCCGTCTTTCCCGTTCATCGGCTTTGGCATCTAAGGCAACCGGTTATCCGCTGGCTTTTGTTGCGGCCAAATTGGGACTGGGTTACGGACTCTTCGACCTGAAGAACTCTGTAACAAAGACTACTTCTGCTTTCTTCGAACCGGCACTGGACTATGTAGTATGTAAGATTCCACGTTGGGATTTGGGTAAATTCCACGGCGTAGATAAAGAATTGGGATCTTCCATGAAATCTGTCGGTGAAGTGATGGCCATCGGGCGCACTTTTGAAGAAGCTATCCAGAAAGGTCTCCGCATGATCGGACAGGGAATGCACGGATTTGTAGAAAACAAGGAGTTAGTTATTTCCGACATCGACAAGGCTTTGCGCGAACCGACTGATAAACGTATTTTTGTTATCTCGAAGGCTTTTCGTGCCGGCTACACCATCGACCAGGTGCATGAACTGACTAAGATTGATAAATGGTTCCTTCAGAAATTGATGAATATCATGCAGACTTCCGAGGAACTGCATAGCTGGGGAAACAACCACAAACAGATTGTCGATCTGCCGAACGAATTGCTTCGTAAAGCTAAGGTTCAAGGTTTCTCTGATTTTCAGGTTGCCCGTGCCATCGGCTACGAAGGTGATATGGAGGATGGTATTCTTTATGTCCGCAAACACCGTAAAGAGGCGGGTATTCTTCCAGTTGTGAAGCAGATTGATACTTTGGCAGCCGAATATCCGGCACAAACCAATTATCTGTATCTTACTTATAGCGGTGTGGCGAATGATGTGCATTACTTGGGCGACCATAAATCCATCGTCGTACTGGGGTCCGGTGCTTATCGTATCGGTTCTTCCGTAGAATTCGACTGGTGTGGAGTGCAGGCTTTGAATACTATTCGTAAAGAAGGATGGCGCAGCGTGATGATTAATTATAATCCTGAAACTGTATCTACGGACTATGATATGTGCGATCGCTTGTATTTTGACGAATTGACTTTCGAACGCGTGATGGATATTCTGGAGCTTGAGAATCCGCATGGGGTAATTGTGTCTACTGGCGGACAAATTCCGAATAACCTTGCTTTGCGTCTGGACGCACAGAAGGTTAATATTCTCGGTACAAGTGCTAAGAGTATCGACAATGCTGAAGACCGTGAGAAATTCTCTGCCATGCTCGATCGTATCGGGGTGGATCAACCCCGTTGGCGTGAGTTGACCTCTATGGAAGATATCCATGAGTTTGTCGAAGAAGTAGGGTTCCCCGTACTCGTTCGCCCGTCTTATGTGCTTTCGGGAGCTGCGATGAATGTTTGTTCCAATCAGGAAGAACTGGAGCGTTTCTTGAAATTGGCAGCCAATGTATCGAAGAAACATCCGGTGGTAGTAAGTCAGTTTATCGAACATGCCAAAGAGGTAGAAATGGATGCCGTGGCGCAGAATGGCGAAATCGTGGCATACGCTATAAGTGAGCATATCGAATTTGCGGGAGTACACTCCGGTGACGCGACTATTCAGTTCCCGCCACAGAAGCTATATGTAGAAACTGTTCGTCGTATTAAGCGTATCAGCCGTGAGATTGCCAAGGCTTTAAATATCTCCGGTCCGTTTAATATTCAGTATTTGGCGAAAGACAATGATATCAAGGTGATTGAATGTAACTTGCGTGCCAGTCGTTCTTTCCCGTTTGTCAGCAAAGTGTTGAAGATCAATTTTATCGAATTGGCAACTAAGGTTATGCTCGGTCTGCCTGTCGAAAAACCGGAAAAGAATCTCTTCGAACTGGATTATGTCGGAATCAAGGCTTCACAGTTCTCTTTCAACCGTTTGCAGAAAGCGGATCCGGTGTTGGGAGTAGATATGGCTTCCACCGGTGAAGTAGGTTGTATCGGTATGGATACTTCTTGTGCTGTATTGAAAGCAATGCTTTCTGTAGGCTATCGCATTCCGAAAAAGAATATCCTGCTTTCCACGGGCACGATGAAGCAAAAAGCGGATATGATGGATGCGGCCCGTATGCTGGTGAATAAGGGATACAAACTCTTTGCGACGGGTGGTACACATAAAACGCTTGCAGAGAATGGCATTGAAAGTACTCATGTATATTGGCCGAGTGAAGAGGGACATCCGCAGGCGTTGGAGATGCTTCATACCAAGGAAATAGATATGGTAGTCAATATACCAAAGAATCTGACAGCCGGAGAATTAAATAATGGGTATAAAATCCGTCGTGCTGCCATCGACTTGAATATCCCGTTGATTACGAACGCTCGTCTGGCCAGTGCGTTTATCAATGCCTTCTGTACGATGAGTGTTGATGATATTGCTATCAAGAGCTGGGCAGAATATAAATAA
- the carA gene encoding glutamine-hydrolyzing carbamoyl-phosphate synthase small subunit, with product MRNVTLILDDGSRFSGKSFGYEKPVAGEVVFNTAMTGYPESLTDPSYAGQLMTLTYPLVGNYGVPPFTIEPNGLATFMESEKIHAEAIIVSDYSYEYSHWNAVESLGDWLKREQVPGITGIDTRELTKVLREHGVMMGKIVFDEVENDELKMEDYESINYVDRVSCKEIISYLPDGTSHSFSLTTPVEQLNSQLSGFNSQLKKVVLVDCGVKTNIIRCLLKRNVEVIRVPWDYDYNGFKYDGLFISNGPGDPDTCDAAVQNIRKAMANEKLPIFGICMGNQLLSKAGGAKIYKLKYGHRSHNQPVRMVGTERCFITSQNHGYAVDNNTLSADWEPLFINMNDGSNEGIKHKRNPWFSAQFHPEAASGPTDTEFLFDEFVKLL from the coding sequence ATGAGAAATGTGACATTAATCCTTGACGACGGGAGCCGGTTTTCCGGTAAGTCGTTTGGCTACGAGAAGCCGGTGGCGGGCGAAGTAGTGTTTAATACTGCCATGACCGGATATCCGGAGAGCCTCACTGACCCTTCATACGCCGGACAGTTGATGACGCTTACCTATCCTTTGGTAGGTAACTACGGTGTTCCTCCTTTCACTATCGAGCCGAATGGACTTGCCACTTTCATGGAAAGTGAAAAGATTCATGCGGAAGCGATTATCGTAAGTGATTATTCTTATGAATACAGCCATTGGAACGCAGTGGAAAGTCTCGGCGACTGGTTGAAACGGGAGCAAGTTCCCGGCATTACAGGCATTGATACGCGCGAGCTGACTAAAGTGCTTCGTGAACATGGAGTAATGATGGGGAAAATCGTTTTCGATGAAGTGGAGAACGATGAATTGAAAATGGAAGATTATGAAAGTATTAATTATGTAGACAGAGTAAGTTGCAAAGAAATAATCTCTTATCTTCCTGACGGAACCTCTCATTCTTTCTCATTAACGACTCCTGTTGAGCAGCTCAACTCTCAACTTTCAGGTTTTAACTCACAACTTAAAAAGGTGGTGTTGGTAGATTGCGGTGTGAAGACTAATATCATTCGTTGTCTGCTGAAACGGAATGTTGAGGTGATTCGTGTACCTTGGGATTATGATTATAACGGATTTAAGTATGACGGACTGTTTATTTCCAACGGACCGGGGGATCCGGATACCTGTGATGCTGCGGTGCAGAATATCCGCAAGGCAATGGCAAACGAGAAACTGCCTATCTTCGGAATCTGCATGGGTAACCAACTGCTTTCGAAAGCGGGAGGAGCCAAGATTTATAAATTGAAATACGGTCACCGTAGCCACAACCAACCGGTGCGTATGGTAGGTACGGAACGTTGCTTCATCACTTCACAAAATCACGGTTATGCTGTAGACAATAATACGTTGAGCGCAGATTGGGAACCCTTATTTATCAATATGAATGATGGCTCTAACGAAGGAATCAAGCATAAAAGAAACCCCTGGTTTTCTGCACAATTCCATCCGGAAGCAGCGAGTGGACCTACGGATACGGAATTCCTGTTCGATGAATTTGTAAAACTATTGTAA
- a CDS encoding amidophosphoribosyltransferase, translated as MEQLKHECGVAMIRLLKPLEYYEKKYGTWMYGLNKLYLLMEKQHNRGQEGAGLACVKLEANPGEEYMFRERALGSGAITEIFENVQNNFKDLTPEQLHDAAYAKRTLPFAGEVYMGHLRYSTTGKSGISYVHPFLRRNNWRAKNLALCGNFNMTNVDEIFARITAIGQHPRKYADTYIMLEQVGHRLDREVERVFNLAEAEGLTGMSITHYIEEHIDLANVLRTSSREWDGGYVICGLTGSGESFAIRDPWGIRPAFWYQDDEIAVLASERPVIQTALNVPFEEIKELQPGQALLISKEGKIRTSQINKPRENQACSFERIYFSRGSDVDIYKERKRLGEKLVPRILKAINNDIDHTVFSFIPNTAEVAFYGMLQGLDDYLNEEKVQQIAALGHNPNMEELEVILSRRIRSEKVAIKDIKLRTFIAEGNSRNDLAAHVYDITYGSLVPGVDNLVIIDDSIVRGTTLKQSIIGILDRLGPKKIVIVSSSPQVRYPDYYGIDMAKMSEFIAFRAAVELLKERDMKDVIAAAYRKSKEQVGLPKEQMVNYVKDIYAPFTDEEISAKMVELLTPKGTKAKVEIVYQPLEGLHEACPHHKGDWYFSGNYPTPGGVKMVNRAFIDYIEQMYQF; from the coding sequence ATGGAACAATTGAAACATGAATGTGGCGTTGCCATGATACGCTTGCTTAAACCGTTGGAGTACTACGAGAAAAAGTACGGAACATGGATGTACGGTCTTAATAAACTCTACCTGTTGATGGAGAAACAACATAACCGTGGACAGGAAGGTGCGGGACTGGCATGTGTGAAACTGGAAGCGAATCCGGGTGAAGAATATATGTTTCGTGAACGTGCTTTAGGTTCCGGGGCTATTACGGAGATTTTTGAAAATGTTCAAAACAATTTTAAGGATCTCACTCCCGAACAGTTACATGATGCTGCGTATGCCAAACGGACCCTGCCTTTTGCCGGGGAAGTATATATGGGGCATCTTCGTTACTCCACTACAGGAAAATCCGGCATCTCTTATGTGCATCCATTCTTAAGAAGAAATAACTGGCGTGCCAAGAATCTCGCTCTTTGCGGAAACTTCAATATGACGAATGTGGACGAAATATTTGCCCGTATCACTGCCATTGGCCAGCATCCGCGTAAATATGCCGATACATATATCATGTTGGAACAGGTGGGACACCGTCTTGACCGTGAAGTGGAGCGTGTATTCAATCTTGCCGAAGCCGAAGGGCTTACGGGTATGAGCATCACGCATTATATAGAAGAACATATTGATTTGGCAAACGTACTGCGTACTTCCAGTCGCGAATGGGATGGGGGGTATGTTATCTGCGGATTGACCGGAAGCGGTGAGTCTTTCGCTATTCGCGACCCGTGGGGCATCCGGCCTGCATTTTGGTATCAGGATGACGAGATAGCTGTTCTTGCTTCCGAACGTCCGGTTATCCAGACAGCTTTGAATGTTCCGTTTGAGGAAATCAAGGAACTGCAACCGGGGCAGGCGTTGCTGATTAGCAAAGAGGGTAAGATACGTACTTCGCAAATCAATAAGCCGCGCGAAAATCAGGCCTGTTCTTTCGAACGTATCTATTTCTCCCGTGGCAGTGACGTCGATATTTATAAAGAAAGGAAACGGTTGGGCGAAAAGTTGGTTCCGAGAATACTGAAAGCAATCAATAATGACATCGATCATACGGTTTTCTCTTTTATTCCCAACACTGCGGAGGTTGCTTTCTACGGAATGTTGCAGGGACTGGATGATTACTTGAATGAAGAGAAAGTGCAGCAGATCGCTGCATTGGGGCATAACCCGAATATGGAAGAACTGGAAGTTATTCTTTCCCGTCGCATTCGCAGCGAAAAGGTGGCAATCAAGGATATTAAGCTCCGTACGTTCATCGCCGAAGGAAACAGCCGTAATGATTTGGCTGCCCATGTGTATGATATTACATACGGAAGTCTTGTACCCGGTGTCGATAATCTGGTGATTATCGATGACAGCATTGTGCGTGGTACTACGCTGAAACAAAGTATCATCGGTATTCTCGACCGCCTCGGTCCGAAGAAGATTGTCATTGTATCTTCTTCTCCGCAAGTGCGTTATCCTGACTATTACGGTATTGATATGGCAAAGATGAGCGAGTTTATCGCCTTCAGGGCTGCTGTCGAACTTTTAAAGGAACGGGATATGAAAGATGTGATTGCGGCTGCATATCGTAAGTCGAAAGAGCAGGTAGGACTGCCGAAAGAGCAGATGGTAAACTATGTGAAAGATATTTATGCTCCGTTCACTGATGAGGAAATCTCAGCCAAAATGGTGGAACTGCTGACACCCAAGGGAACCAAGGCGAAAGTGGAAATTGTTTATCAACCGTTGGAGGGATTGCACGAAGCTTGTCCGCATCATAAAGGCGACTGGTATTTTAGCGGCAACTACCCTACACCGGGGGGTGTGAAAATGGTGAACCGGGCGTTCATCGACTATATAGAACAAATGTATCAATTCTAA
- the glmS gene encoding glutamine--fructose-6-phosphate transaminase (isomerizing), whose product MCGIVGYIGKRKAYPILIKGLKRLEYRGYDSAGVAIISDDQQLNVYKTKGKVSDLENFVTQKDISGTIGIAHTRWATHGEPCSANAHPHYSSSEKLALIHNGIIENYAVLKEKLQARGYIFKSSTDTEVLVQLIEYMKVTNQVSLLTAVQLALGEVIGAYAIAILDKEHPDEIIAARKSSPLVVGIGADEFFLASDATPIVEYTDKVVYLEDGEIAVLHLGKELKVVNLSNVEMTPEIKKVELNLGQLEKGGYPHFMLKEIFEQPDCIHDCMRGRINVEADNVVLSAVIDHREKLLNAKRFIIVACGTSWHAGLIGKHLIESFCRIPVEVEYASEFRYRDPVIDGQDVVIAISQSGETADTLAAVELAKSRGAFIYGICNAIGSSIPRATHTGSYIHVGPEIGVASTKAFTGQVTVLAMLALTLAKTKGTIDEQHYLSIVRELNHIPEKMKEVLKLNDTLAELSKTFTYAHNFIYLGRGYSYPVALEGALKLKEISYIHAEGYPAAEMKHGPIALIDAEMPVVVIATQNGLYEKVLSNIQEIKARKGKVIAFVTKGDTVISKIADCSIELPETIECLDPLITTVPLQLLAYHIAVCKGMDVDQPRNLAKSVTVE is encoded by the coding sequence ATGTGTGGAATAGTAGGCTATATTGGTAAACGAAAAGCCTACCCTATCCTTATAAAAGGGCTGAAGCGACTGGAGTATCGTGGATATGATAGCGCGGGGGTAGCAATTATTAGTGATGACCAACAGTTAAATGTGTATAAGACGAAAGGAAAAGTCTCCGATCTTGAAAATTTCGTCACGCAAAAAGATATTTCCGGTACAATCGGAATTGCCCATACTCGTTGGGCTACTCACGGGGAACCTTGTTCCGCTAACGCCCACCCTCATTACTCTTCTTCCGAAAAGCTCGCTCTCATTCATAACGGTATTATTGAAAACTACGCCGTTCTCAAAGAAAAACTTCAAGCCAGAGGCTATATTTTTAAAAGTAGTACAGATACCGAAGTCCTTGTTCAATTAATAGAATACATGAAAGTCACTAATCAAGTCAGTTTGCTGACAGCCGTTCAATTGGCGTTGGGAGAAGTGATTGGTGCCTATGCGATTGCGATTCTTGATAAAGAGCATCCTGATGAGATTATTGCTGCCCGTAAGAGTAGCCCGCTGGTAGTGGGGATTGGAGCGGACGAGTTCTTCCTTGCTTCGGATGCCACTCCGATTGTAGAATATACAGATAAGGTGGTTTATCTGGAAGACGGAGAAATTGCTGTTCTCCATCTGGGGAAAGAACTGAAGGTGGTCAATTTGAGTAATGTTGAAATGACACCTGAAATTAAAAAAGTGGAGCTTAATCTCGGCCAGCTGGAAAAAGGGGGATATCCACATTTTATGTTGAAAGAGATTTTCGAACAGCCCGATTGTATTCATGATTGTATGCGCGGACGTATCAATGTGGAAGCCGACAATGTGGTACTTTCCGCTGTGATCGACCATCGGGAAAAGCTGTTGAATGCCAAGCGGTTTATTATCGTTGCCTGCGGAACTTCCTGGCATGCCGGACTGATTGGAAAGCATCTGATTGAAAGTTTCTGCCGCATACCGGTGGAAGTGGAGTATGCTTCCGAATTCCGTTACCGTGATCCGGTGATTGACGGACAGGATGTAGTGATAGCAATCTCCCAAAGTGGTGAGACTGCGGATACATTGGCTGCTGTGGAATTGGCAAAAAGCCGCGGAGCATTTATATATGGTATTTGCAATGCTATCGGGTCTTCTATTCCCCGTGCCACTCACACCGGTTCGTATATCCACGTAGGTCCGGAAATCGGGGTCGCTTCCACCAAAGCGTTTACCGGACAGGTCACTGTGTTGGCAATGCTGGCATTGACGCTTGCCAAAACGAAAGGAACAATTGACGAACAGCATTATCTTTCAATTGTACGGGAATTAAATCATATTCCGGAGAAGATGAAAGAAGTGCTGAAACTGAATGATACCCTGGCGGAGTTATCGAAAACTTTCACGTATGCGCATAATTTTATTTACCTGGGACGCGGATATAGTTATCCTGTTGCATTGGAAGGTGCGTTGAAATTGAAAGAAATATCGTATATTCACGCCGAAGGTTATCCGGCTGCCGAGATGAAACACGGACCGATTGCCCTGATTGACGCGGAAATGCCGGTAGTGGTGATTGCTACGCAGAATGGACTGTACGAAAAAGTGCTAAGTAATATTCAGGAGATCAAGGCGAGGAAAGGAAAAGTGATTGCGTTCGTTACGAAGGGAGATACGGTTATCAGCAAGATCGCCGATTGCAGTATCGAACTTCCTGAAACAATAGAGTGTCTCGATCCGTTAATTACGACGGTACCTCTCCAGCTTCTTGCTTATCACATTGCGGTATGTAAAGGGATGGATGTAGACCAGCCAAGAAATCTGGCGAAGTCGGTAACGGTAGAGTGA